A single region of the Hoeflea prorocentri genome encodes:
- a CDS encoding TetR/AcrR family transcriptional regulator — protein MESTKVPVNPVPLEDAEFTPRQNAVLEAALHLLVEGGGGALTTARIAKAANCSKESLYKWFGDRDGLLAAIIEYQAGKVRLPEAATLPETARSFRNSLERFAFDLLSVLSGDVSLALNRLAIGQASREDAHLGTLVLERGRRVIGLRAGALLEAGRTKGFIAYDDGEEAFGTLYGLIIRDIHVRRLLGDESASGNGMLERQAKKAVEQFFSLYGTAGSSGSELEPVRMNK, from the coding sequence ATGGAAAGTACGAAAGTGCCTGTAAACCCGGTACCGCTAGAGGATGCAGAGTTCACGCCGCGCCAGAATGCAGTGCTGGAAGCCGCCTTGCACCTGCTGGTGGAAGGGGGCGGTGGTGCGTTGACCACGGCGCGTATTGCAAAGGCCGCAAACTGTTCCAAGGAAAGCCTCTACAAATGGTTCGGCGACCGGGATGGTCTCCTGGCTGCCATCATCGAATACCAGGCCGGGAAGGTGCGTTTGCCGGAAGCAGCCACGCTGCCTGAGACGGCCCGGAGCTTTCGCAATTCGCTTGAGCGCTTCGCGTTCGATCTGCTCAGCGTCCTCTCAGGCGATGTTTCACTGGCCTTGAACCGGCTGGCGATCGGCCAGGCGAGCCGCGAGGACGCCCATCTCGGCACGCTGGTGCTGGAACGCGGGCGCCGGGTGATCGGGCTGCGTGCCGGTGCGCTGCTTGAAGCCGGGCGAACAAAGGGTTTTATCGCCTATGATGACGGCGAGGAGGCGTTCGGCACCTTATACGGCCTGATAATCCGGGATATTCATGTGCGCCGCTTGCTGGGCGACGAATCCGCATCCGGAAACGGCATGCTGGAGCGGCAGGCAAAAAAGGCCGTTGAACAGTTTTTCTCGCTTTACGGGACCGCCGGGAGCTCGGGATCGGAGCTCGAACCGGTACGGATGAACAAATGA
- a CDS encoding outer membrane protein, which yields MTRFLRFLTVAAPAALLAGTAHAADAILEPAPVAAPVAESAPAPNYWNGFYAGVLLGYHHETVDTVGGNGSGASLGGYAGYNHLFSNNIVVGVEGDYNAAFGSFDGFDWELSSFGTVRGRLGYAMNRFHIYATGGLALMDFKSSFAGPGNPGLETGWTVGGGLEYMVTQNISARAEYLYMNFNDTFQDVGAPAGITTDIHNVRAGVAYHF from the coding sequence ATGACCAGATTTTTGCGTTTTCTAACAGTGGCTGCGCCGGCGGCGCTCCTGGCCGGCACGGCACATGCGGCGGATGCGATCTTGGAGCCCGCACCTGTGGCAGCGCCGGTCGCTGAGTCCGCGCCTGCTCCGAACTACTGGAACGGGTTTTATGCCGGTGTTCTGCTTGGATATCACCATGAGACCGTCGACACGGTCGGCGGTAACGGTTCGGGCGCGTCGCTTGGCGGTTATGCCGGTTACAACCACCTTTTCAGCAACAACATCGTTGTTGGCGTCGAGGGCGACTACAATGCGGCTTTCGGCAGTTTCGACGGCTTTGACTGGGAGTTGTCCAGTTTCGGAACCGTTCGCGGACGGCTCGGTTATGCCATGAACCGGTTTCACATCTATGCCACGGGCGGCCTGGCGCTTATGGATTTCAAGTCGTCCTTTGCCGGCCCGGGCAATCCTGGCCTTGAAACCGGCTGGACGGTCGGCGGTGGCCTTGAATATATGGTCACGCAGAACATCAGTGCCCGGGCTGAATACCTCTACATGAATTTCAACGATACGTTCCAGGATGTCGGTGCGCCGGCCGGTATTACTACCGACATTCACAATGTCCGTGCCGGTGTTGCCTATCACTTCTGA
- a CDS encoding ATP-dependent DNA helicase, with amino-acid sequence MQFSNQQDEALKAVSNWLSRGDSPLFRLFGYAGTGKTTLARHFAEEVDGDVQFAAFTGKAAQVLRSKGASNAKTIHSLIYRPRGEEAVEDEETGKTSIAPMFSLNRQSPVAQASLVIVDECSMVDEELGQDLMSFGTPILVLGDPGQLPPVSGGGFFTEHEPDYLLTEIHRQARDNPIVDLAMRVREGVDIGYGDWGRARVITKSDVTTELVLEADQVLLGINRTRRRYNQRLRELRGFDAKYPQAGDKLVCLRNDPAKGLLNGSLWQVMTSSRETVKPGINLLVKPEDDDMNRGSAKIKLLKAAFEDPDTEVPWQTKKRYDDFDYGYALTVHKAQGSQWDNIVLFDESFAFRDSRERWLYTAITRAAEQLTIVR; translated from the coding sequence ATGCAGTTTTCCAATCAACAGGATGAAGCGCTGAAGGCGGTTTCGAACTGGCTCAGCCGAGGTGACAGTCCGTTGTTCCGGCTGTTCGGCTATGCCGGGACAGGCAAGACAACGCTTGCCCGCCATTTTGCCGAGGAAGTTGACGGCGATGTGCAATTCGCCGCCTTTACCGGCAAGGCTGCGCAGGTTCTGCGCAGCAAGGGCGCCAGCAATGCCAAGACCATTCATTCGCTGATCTACCGTCCGCGCGGCGAGGAAGCCGTCGAGGACGAGGAAACAGGCAAGACTTCCATCGCGCCGATGTTTTCGTTGAACAGACAAAGCCCGGTCGCACAGGCTTCGCTGGTCATTGTCGACGAGTGTTCGATGGTGGACGAAGAGCTTGGTCAGGACTTGATGAGTTTTGGAACGCCGATCCTCGTTCTCGGCGATCCGGGACAATTGCCGCCGGTTTCCGGCGGCGGCTTCTTTACCGAGCACGAACCGGATTATCTGTTAACCGAAATTCACCGGCAGGCCCGCGACAATCCGATTGTCGATCTGGCGATGCGCGTGCGCGAAGGCGTCGATATCGGTTATGGCGACTGGGGCAGGGCGCGCGTCATCACGAAATCCGACGTAACGACGGAGCTGGTGCTGGAGGCGGATCAGGTGCTTCTCGGCATCAACCGGACACGCCGCCGCTACAATCAGCGTTTGAGGGAATTAAGAGGCTTTGACGCCAAATATCCGCAGGCCGGCGATAAGCTGGTGTGCTTGCGCAACGACCCGGCGAAGGGGTTGCTGAACGGCTCCCTGTGGCAGGTCATGACATCGTCACGCGAGACGGTGAAGCCGGGGATCAACCTGCTGGTCAAGCCGGAGGATGACGACATGAATCGCGGCTCGGCAAAGATCAAGCTCCTGAAGGCGGCCTTTGAAGACCCGGATACGGAAGTGCCGTGGCAAACCAAGAAACGCTACGACGATTTCGACTACGGCTATGCGCTGACGGTGCACAAGGCACAAGGATCGCAGTGGGACAATATCGTGCTGTTCGACGAGAGTTTTGCCTTCCGCGACTCGCGCGAGCGCTGGCTTTATACGGCGATTACGCGGGCGGCCGAACAACTGACAATCGTGCGATAA
- a CDS encoding BA14K family protein, translating to MSGLLKGLAIAVISAGLLAMAAPHAEAGKKYRYGHKGGNFGAGLVTGLIIGGIVASGPRHGYYYGPRHKRYYGKRYYYPKPYYGPRHYRRTYGPAPYYRPAPRPRYYGSRAHVNYCFRKYRSYRISDNTFQPYHGPRRPCRSPY from the coding sequence ATGTCAGGATTGCTCAAGGGGCTCGCAATTGCCGTGATCAGCGCCGGATTGCTCGCCATGGCTGCGCCGCATGCCGAAGCAGGAAAGAAATACCGCTACGGCCATAAAGGCGGCAATTTCGGCGCAGGCCTTGTCACCGGGTTGATTATCGGCGGAATCGTCGCCAGCGGCCCGCGTCACGGCTATTACTACGGACCTCGTCACAAGCGCTACTACGGGAAACGCTACTACTATCCCAAACCCTATTACGGACCGCGCCATTACCGCCGCACCTACGGGCCGGCGCCTTACTACAGGCCGGCACCGCGTCCCCGCTATTACGGCTCTCGCGCGCACGTCAATTACTGCTTCCGCAAGTACCGGTCCTATCGCATATCGGACAATACGTTCCAGCCCTATCACGGTCCACGCAGGCCCTGCCGGTCGCCGTACTGA
- a CDS encoding pyridoxine 5'-phosphate synthase: protein MVETAMTRLSVNLNAIAMLRNRRDLPWPSLTDLGALALQAGAHGLTVHPRPDQRHVRFSDLPKIRALIDDDFPHAEFNIEGYPTEDFLQLVEANQPEQATLVPDDPAQATSDHGWDFRRDLELLKPVVLRLKKQGIRVSLFAEGDANAEALAAAAETGADRVEFFTGPYGASYDDPKTESRILAQLAKSAATATDLGLGINAGHDLTVANLTALKKSMPMLLEVSIGHGLTADALQYGMSETVRRFLRACGHDV, encoded by the coding sequence ATGGTCGAAACTGCGATGACCAGGCTGTCCGTTAATCTCAACGCCATTGCGATGTTGCGCAACAGGCGCGATCTGCCGTGGCCAAGCCTGACGGACCTTGGCGCGCTGGCGCTTCAAGCCGGTGCACACGGGCTGACAGTTCATCCACGGCCGGACCAGAGACATGTGCGGTTTTCCGACTTGCCCAAGATCAGGGCGCTGATTGATGACGATTTCCCGCACGCCGAATTCAATATCGAGGGATATCCGACGGAGGACTTCCTTCAGCTAGTGGAAGCCAATCAGCCGGAACAGGCGACGCTGGTTCCTGACGACCCGGCGCAGGCAACATCGGATCATGGGTGGGATTTTCGCAGGGATCTGGAGCTTTTGAAGCCTGTCGTGCTTCGGCTGAAGAAGCAGGGTATTCGGGTTTCCCTTTTTGCCGAAGGCGATGCAAATGCCGAGGCGCTTGCGGCCGCAGCCGAAACGGGTGCCGATCGGGTGGAGTTTTTCACCGGGCCCTATGGGGCAAGCTATGACGATCCGAAAACCGAAAGCCGGATATTGGCTCAGCTCGCAAAGAGCGCTGCCACTGCTACCGATCTGGGGCTCGGCATCAATGCGGGTCACGATCTGACGGTGGCCAATCTGACGGCGCTGAAAAAGAGCATGCCGATGCTGCTAGAGGTGTCAATCGGCCACGGCCTGACCGCTGATGCCTTGCAATACGGCATGAGCGAGACCGTGCGGCGTTTCTTGCGAGCTTGTGGGCACGACGTTTAA
- a CDS encoding ABC transporter permease → MSWLAAMRMAFMALVSWLAAVAVSFVLIRLIPGDPVDIFANRMNVHAGDELVAAYRQAWGLDHSLIEQFFIWLKGFVTLDWGVSFVTGGSVSNELAPRLAWSAAIGFGGMIAAICFGTFLGFRAALHPGGMADSLSRSMAVAGQALPAFAVGLLALWLFAAELRWLLPFSGSTVERLVLPVALVAFFSIGSVSRLVRTGFAETAAAPFMRTALAKGLSRKTALWRHGGRQAAIVLVAGIAPDLAWIVGGTAIAEIVFGIPGLSERVVDAVSSRDYPVLQSYIALVALWIIFGLHLCALLRHTLDPRIGSLPSRVQ, encoded by the coding sequence ATGAGCTGGCTTGCGGCAATGCGGATGGCATTCATGGCCCTTGTGTCATGGCTGGCTGCGGTTGCCGTGAGCTTTGTGTTGATTCGCCTCATTCCCGGCGATCCGGTCGATATTTTTGCAAATCGCATGAATGTTCACGCCGGCGACGAGCTGGTCGCCGCCTACCGTCAGGCCTGGGGGCTTGATCACAGTCTGATCGAGCAGTTTTTCATCTGGCTGAAGGGTTTCGTCACCCTCGATTGGGGTGTTTCATTTGTCACCGGCGGCAGCGTTTCGAATGAACTTGCTCCGCGCCTGGCATGGTCGGCGGCGATTGGTTTCGGCGGCATGATTGCTGCGATTTGTTTCGGCACATTTCTTGGTTTTCGTGCCGCGCTCCACCCTGGAGGCATGGCTGATAGTCTTTCGCGGAGCATGGCCGTGGCCGGTCAGGCGCTTCCTGCCTTTGCTGTGGGGCTCCTGGCGCTTTGGCTGTTTGCCGCCGAACTTCGATGGCTTCTTCCATTCTCGGGCAGCACGGTTGAACGGCTCGTTCTGCCGGTTGCGCTGGTCGCATTTTTCTCTATCGGCAGTGTTTCCCGCCTGGTACGCACCGGGTTTGCCGAAACGGCGGCAGCGCCGTTTATGCGGACCGCCCTTGCAAAAGGCCTTTCGCGCAAGACCGCGCTGTGGCGCCATGGCGGCCGTCAGGCCGCGATCGTGCTTGTGGCCGGCATCGCGCCCGATCTTGCATGGATTGTGGGTGGTACGGCCATTGCCGAGATTGTTTTCGGGATTCCGGGATTGTCTGAACGGGTCGTGGATGCAGTGTCGTCGCGTGATTATCCTGTTTTGCAATCATATATCGCGCTCGTTGCCCTATGGATAATCTTCGGCCTGCATCTTTGTGCTTTGCTGAGACACACGCTTGATCCGCGGATTGGCTCATTGCCGTCGAGGGTGCAATGA
- a CDS encoding DUF1636 domain-containing protein, with product MQNKKLASLSVCTRCRQAAFSGPDNQRPGYRLAKTLHSQFSGSAAAGLGMSFRGVRCMSQCKRPCVVALSGPSKYTLVFGDLHPQTDAEAILELAEKYATTTNGFVERADRPEALRAGILGRIPPLNLDGDPIDPDFTILPAIDKDIL from the coding sequence GTGCAAAACAAGAAATTGGCGAGCTTGTCGGTCTGTACCCGTTGCCGGCAGGCAGCGTTCTCCGGCCCGGATAACCAGCGGCCGGGTTATCGCCTGGCCAAGACACTCCATTCACAATTTTCCGGCAGCGCCGCCGCCGGGCTCGGCATGTCGTTTCGTGGCGTGCGTTGCATGAGCCAGTGCAAGCGTCCTTGCGTTGTCGCGCTGTCGGGGCCATCCAAATACACGCTCGTATTCGGCGATCTTCACCCGCAAACCGATGCCGAGGCGATCCTCGAACTGGCCGAAAAGTATGCCACGACAACCAATGGTTTCGTCGAGCGCGCCGATCGTCCAGAAGCCTTGCGCGCCGGCATTCTTGGCCGCATTCCGCCCCTCAACCTTGATGGCGACCCAATCGACCCTGATTTCACCATTCTTCCTGCAATCGACAAGGACATACTTTGA
- the ilvC gene encoding ketol-acid reductoisomerase, with amino-acid sequence MRVYYDRDADLNLIKSKKVAIIGYGSQGRAHALNLKDSGATNVVIALREGSATVKKAEADGFEVKSVADAAAWADLMMMATPDELQADIYRDHIAGNIRDGAAIAFAHGLNVHFGLIEPKASVDVLMVAPKGPGHTVRGEYQKGGGVPCLIAVHQDASGNAHDLGLSYACGVGGGRSGIIETNFKEECETDLFGEQVVLCGGLVELIRAGFETLVEAGYAPEMAYFECLHEVKLIVDLIYEGGIANMNYSISNTAEWGEYVSGPRIITDETKAEMKRVLNDIQTGKFTSEWMQEYRAGGARFKGIRRNNDAHQIEEVGEKLRGMMPWIKSNALVDKERN; translated from the coding sequence ATGCGTGTTTATTATGATCGCGATGCCGATCTTAATCTGATCAAATCGAAGAAAGTCGCCATTATCGGATATGGAAGCCAGGGAAGGGCGCATGCGCTGAACCTGAAGGATTCCGGCGCGACCAACGTCGTCATTGCCCTGCGCGAGGGATCAGCGACGGTCAAAAAGGCTGAAGCAGACGGGTTTGAGGTCAAGTCGGTCGCGGATGCCGCCGCCTGGGCCGACCTGATGATGATGGCAACGCCCGACGAACTGCAGGCTGACATCTACCGAGATCACATTGCCGGTAACATCCGTGACGGTGCGGCGATTGCCTTTGCTCACGGCCTCAATGTGCATTTCGGCCTGATCGAGCCGAAAGCGTCTGTCGACGTGCTGATGGTTGCTCCGAAAGGTCCGGGTCACACGGTGCGCGGCGAATACCAGAAGGGCGGCGGCGTTCCCTGCCTGATCGCCGTTCATCAGGACGCATCGGGCAATGCCCATGATCTCGGCCTTTCTTACGCGTGCGGCGTTGGCGGCGGACGATCCGGCATCATCGAGACCAACTTCAAGGAAGAGTGCGAAACCGACCTCTTTGGCGAACAGGTCGTCCTGTGTGGTGGTCTCGTTGAACTGATCCGTGCCGGTTTCGAGACGCTGGTGGAAGCCGGATATGCACCGGAGATGGCCTATTTCGAATGTCTCCACGAAGTCAAGCTCATCGTCGACCTGATCTATGAAGGCGGTATCGCCAACATGAACTACTCGATCTCGAACACGGCCGAATGGGGCGAATATGTGTCGGGCCCGCGCATCATTACCGATGAGACAAAGGCCGAAATGAAGCGGGTGCTCAACGATATCCAGACCGGAAAATTCACATCCGAATGGATGCAGGAATACCGGGCCGGCGGTGCGCGCTTCAAGGGCATTCGCCGTAACAACGATGCCCACCAGATCGAGGAAGTCGGTGAGAAGTTGCGTGGCATGATGCCCTGGATCAAGTCCAATGCGCTTGTCGACAAGGAGCGTAACTGA
- a CDS encoding ABC transporter substrate-binding protein, which produces MLIAKNQLNRDQQTFDRCRNALSAAGLAAAFALAGVIASAAAENVTVGQTFLASGLDPADGSTGWALVSHGIAEQLFSVSRDGEVIPNLAASATKNADGSWMIELSPERFFSDGTPVTAKLVAAALNRTGEANASARATAGRLIFEAVDNDTLNVTTEQPTAILPSILAEWAFPVYMETSGDPIFTGPFAVESFETGSAIEMVPNRHYEGHGQRPDVTIRRIADGQSMALAFASGELDLAFNLPVETISMFDGSKDRSVRSFPVAYQYMMWMNTRTPTLGDVRVRRAIDAAINRNHLVTAARAGTPATGAFAAGYPFAAEGTLAYDPDLSARLLDEAGWIMGDDGLRSKDGKNLDLVLWAYPQRPDLVTFQPVIRAALADLGIAVTTQVTESPSNVADSGEFDLFLWAQHTAPSGDPGLFLSLFFETDAARNYTGWSSATYDDVVDALRKAEDSNERIALAKKAQELIADGAPVSFLVTPQWHVGLSGRLADYQPWGSDYYVIRPDLFVSQP; this is translated from the coding sequence ATGCTTATTGCGAAAAACCAATTGAACCGGGATCAGCAAACCTTTGACAGATGCCGCAACGCCCTGTCGGCTGCAGGCCTTGCAGCTGCGTTTGCCCTGGCAGGTGTGATTGCTTCCGCGGCGGCTGAAAACGTGACTGTCGGCCAGACGTTCCTTGCATCAGGTCTTGATCCTGCCGATGGTTCAACCGGCTGGGCGCTCGTATCCCATGGTATTGCCGAACAGCTTTTCTCCGTATCGCGCGATGGAGAGGTCATTCCTAATCTCGCCGCGTCCGCGACAAAAAATGCGGATGGCTCCTGGATGATTGAACTGTCGCCCGAACGCTTTTTCTCCGATGGAACGCCCGTTACAGCCAAGCTGGTCGCGGCCGCTCTCAACCGCACCGGTGAGGCCAACGCGTCGGCACGCGCGACAGCGGGCCGGTTGATTTTCGAAGCGGTGGACAACGATACGCTGAACGTGACAACCGAGCAGCCAACGGCGATCCTTCCATCCATTCTCGCCGAGTGGGCCTTCCCGGTTTACATGGAGACCAGCGGCGATCCCATCTTTACCGGTCCATTTGCCGTGGAAAGCTTCGAAACCGGCTCCGCGATCGAGATGGTGCCGAATAGGCACTATGAAGGACACGGGCAGCGGCCGGATGTTACGATCCGGCGGATCGCTGATGGTCAGTCTATGGCGCTTGCATTTGCATCCGGCGAGTTGGACCTTGCCTTCAATCTGCCTGTTGAAACCATCTCGATGTTTGATGGCAGCAAAGACCGGTCGGTAAGATCTTTCCCGGTCGCTTACCAGTACATGATGTGGATGAACACGCGCACGCCGACACTGGGAGACGTTCGGGTCCGCCGGGCGATCGACGCTGCTATTAACAGGAACCATCTGGTAACCGCCGCGCGAGCGGGCACACCGGCGACAGGCGCTTTCGCCGCTGGCTACCCGTTTGCTGCCGAGGGGACACTTGCCTACGATCCCGACCTATCGGCACGCCTGCTTGATGAGGCCGGCTGGATTATGGGTGATGATGGCTTGCGCTCCAAGGATGGCAAAAATCTGGACCTCGTTTTGTGGGCCTATCCGCAGCGCCCCGATCTCGTGACCTTCCAACCGGTAATCCGTGCGGCTCTCGCGGATCTGGGCATTGCAGTGACAACGCAGGTGACCGAATCCCCGAGCAATGTCGCGGACAGCGGCGAGTTCGACCTGTTCCTTTGGGCGCAGCATACCGCTCCTTCGGGTGATCCTGGCCTGTTTCTTTCTCTCTTCTTCGAAACAGATGCCGCACGCAATTACACGGGCTGGTCCAGTGCGACCTATGACGATGTTGTTGACGCGCTGCGCAAGGCAGAGGATTCCAATGAGCGGATTGCGTTGGCAAAAAAGGCGCAGGAACTGATTGCGGATGGTGCCCCGGTCTCGTTCCTCGTTACGCCGCAATGGCATGTCGGCCTGTCCGGCCGGTTGGCGGATTATCAGCCTTGGGGGTCGGACTACTACGTCATCCGTCCGGATCTTTTTGTGTCGCAACCATAG
- a CDS encoding glutathione S-transferase family protein, which yields MTKPYTLHNRLGSGGFAIEAVLALADIPHELVLLESIPGSDLSEEFQKVNPWRQVPVLVTPDGRTVTETAAILFYLAEEHETLRTGPQLYIDDNAAFYRWGVFMVVNLYEGMLRLVYPGRYAKDRDVAPEEIDKAVRRAAAARNHEAFGLIERQLEDRSGLCGDRLSPIDVLCAMLCAWHRPRPDLPRCTALTKSVASHPVVAPIWARNFNHWLEFDWTKPD from the coding sequence GTGACGAAACCCTATACGCTGCACAACCGCCTGGGCTCAGGAGGGTTTGCGATTGAGGCCGTCCTTGCTCTCGCCGATATTCCACATGAGCTGGTCCTGCTGGAGTCGATACCTGGCAGCGATCTTTCCGAAGAGTTTCAGAAAGTGAACCCATGGCGTCAAGTGCCGGTACTGGTTACGCCCGACGGTCGTACCGTCACCGAAACGGCGGCGATTCTTTTCTACCTTGCCGAGGAACACGAAACGCTGCGCACAGGACCACAGCTTTATATCGATGACAACGCCGCCTTCTACCGGTGGGGCGTGTTCATGGTGGTCAATCTCTATGAAGGCATGTTGCGGTTGGTCTATCCCGGACGTTACGCCAAAGACCGCGATGTCGCACCCGAAGAGATCGACAAGGCGGTTCGTCGCGCAGCCGCAGCGAGAAATCACGAGGCTTTTGGTCTGATTGAAAGGCAACTTGAAGATCGATCGGGACTGTGTGGCGACCGCCTGTCACCCATCGATGTTCTGTGCGCAATGCTTTGTGCCTGGCATCGCCCCCGGCCCGATCTGCCGCGCTGCACTGCCTTGACCAAGTCCGTTGCAAGCCACCCTGTTGTTGCCCCGATATGGGCGCGCAATTTCAATCACTGGCTGGAATTTGATTGGACAAAGCCGGATTGA
- a CDS encoding STAS/SEC14 domain-containing protein, whose amino-acid sequence MTEKLVHPALTQIETERDDVYAFEIDGHVSQEEMDGAYKILENAYEKHGKINLLVRLGRYDGFDWSALFSEKTYVGKYQAIRHMRRYALVGGPTWAANAIGFFGPLFRMDVRHFELDDETEAWKWIYGNGED is encoded by the coding sequence ATGACCGAAAAACTCGTACATCCCGCCCTCACGCAGATCGAAACAGAACGTGACGATGTCTACGCCTTCGAAATCGACGGCCATGTGTCCCAGGAAGAGATGGATGGGGCCTACAAGATACTTGAAAACGCCTATGAAAAACACGGCAAGATAAACCTGCTTGTCCGCCTGGGACGCTATGACGGTTTTGACTGGAGCGCGCTCTTCTCGGAGAAGACCTATGTCGGAAAGTACCAGGCCATCCGTCATATGCGCCGCTATGCGCTGGTCGGCGGACCGACATGGGCCGCAAACGCCATCGGCTTTTTCGGCCCCCTATTCCGCATGGACGTCAGGCATTTTGAACTCGATGACGAGACTGAGGCGTGGAAATGGATTTACGGCAATGGTGAAGACTGA
- a CDS encoding ABC transporter permease, whose translation MTSERSHNYLPVALLFVGTMLLGAYWQPHNPHAVDLNNVLSTPSLEHWLGTDHLGRDVASRILAGARPSLSAIAIVIASSIGLGLAAGVAIGFGPPALSRPVRWLAQTALALPTLITALLLATLFGAGLLAISAALVASTWAPYALSMSALLERLRGEPYWLASLALGSSVTGAVYRHMLPNAWPAIGALAGADAGRAIILVASMGFLGLSADTGRPEWGAMVHEYRIFLFSEPRLVLAPVLATAMAAFVLNRTLDRS comes from the coding sequence ATGACAAGCGAACGGAGCCACAACTATCTCCCGGTCGCGCTGTTGTTTGTCGGCACCATGCTGTTGGGCGCGTACTGGCAGCCTCATAATCCCCACGCCGTGGACTTAAACAACGTCTTGTCGACACCTTCTCTGGAACACTGGTTGGGCACGGACCATCTGGGCCGGGACGTGGCCTCGCGTATCCTTGCCGGAGCGCGGCCGTCTCTATCGGCCATTGCGATTGTCATCGCCTCCAGTATCGGTCTGGGCCTTGCGGCTGGCGTTGCAATAGGTTTCGGCCCGCCCGCGCTCTCCCGGCCCGTACGATGGCTGGCACAGACCGCGCTGGCGCTGCCGACCCTTATCACGGCTCTGCTGCTTGCAACGCTTTTCGGGGCGGGTCTGCTGGCGATCTCGGCGGCACTGGTTGCAAGCACATGGGCACCCTATGCGCTCAGCATGTCGGCCTTGTTGGAGCGTTTGCGCGGCGAGCCGTACTGGCTTGCGAGCCTTGCGCTCGGATCATCGGTCACGGGCGCCGTGTACCGGCACATGCTGCCCAATGCGTGGCCTGCGATCGGAGCCTTGGCGGGCGCAGATGCCGGTCGTGCGATCATTCTTGTGGCGTCGATGGGATTTCTCGGGCTCTCGGCAGACACCGGGCGGCCCGAATGGGGCGCGATGGTCCACGAGTATCGCATATTCCTGTTTTCTGAGCCTCGCCTGGTTCTGGCACCGGTCCTGGCGACAGCCATGGCCGCCTTCGTTCTCAACCGGACCCTTGATCGCTCCTGA